GAAGGCGGCAAGGAAGCCTGGATTTATGGTTTTGCCATTTCTCCCGAACAGCGCGGTAAAGGCATCGGGCGAAAAGTATTGAATAAAGTTGTCAACGATCACATTGCTGAAGGCAGATCTGTACACTTGGAAGTTGAAACGAAAAATGATCATGCACTTGGATTATATGAGTCTGTTGGCTTCAAAACCGTACATGCACAGGAGTATTATTCGTATTCGCTTTAACGAAATTGGCGTCTGCTTCAATTTGAGCAGACGCTTCAAAATGTGGTGAAATAAATGTTTAAACTATTAGTAATTGAAGATGACGCGACATTATTTAACGAGGTCAAAGACCGGCTATCCCAGTGGTCCTATGATGTCTTTGGCATCTCTGACTTCGGGAATGTCATGCAGGAATTTTCCGAAATCAAGCCTGACCTTGTCATCATTGATATTCAACTGCCTAAATTCGATGGCTTTCATTGGTGTCGGATGATTCGGTCGCATTCGAACGTCCCGATCCTTTTCCTTTCTTCCAGGGACCATCCCACTGATATGGTGATGTCCATGCAGCTCGGTGCAGATGACTTTGTCCAAAAGCCTTTTCACTTTGACGTGTTGATTGCAAAAATACAGGCCGTACTTCGCCGCGTTTATAATTACAATACAGAGGCAGTCAGCTTCAAAACATGGTGCGGCGCTGCGGTGGACTACGAACGGAATACGGTTTCAAATGACGAAGGATCTGTTGAATTGACGAAGAATGAAATGTTTATCTTAAAACTGTTGATTGATCAAAAGAATAAAATCGTGAGCCGGGACCATCTTATCAACAGTCTATGGGATGATAAGCGGTTCATCAGCGACAATACCTTGACTGTAAATGTAAACCGCCTCCGCAAGAGACTGGAGGAAATCGGTCTTGGGACCTTTATAGAAACAAAAGTGGGTCAAGGCTATATTGCCATCGAAGAGGAACCATCATGATCCGGAAATACATATGGGAAAGAAAAAGCTGGCTGCTATTCGTCATCGCAATGGAACTTCTTTTTATTTTTGTAGCCGTATT
This Falsibacillus pallidus DNA region includes the following protein-coding sequences:
- a CDS encoding response regulator transcription factor; protein product: MFKLLVIEDDATLFNEVKDRLSQWSYDVFGISDFGNVMQEFSEIKPDLVIIDIQLPKFDGFHWCRMIRSHSNVPILFLSSRDHPTDMVMSMQLGADDFVQKPFHFDVLIAKIQAVLRRVYNYNTEAVSFKTWCGAAVDYERNTVSNDEGSVELTKNEMFILKLLIDQKNKIVSRDHLINSLWDDKRFISDNTLTVNVNRLRKRLEEIGLGTFIETKVGQGYIAIEEEPS